A portion of the Tamandua tetradactyla isolate mTamTet1 chromosome 16, mTamTet1.pri, whole genome shotgun sequence genome contains these proteins:
- the LOC143660140 gene encoding vomeronasal type-1 receptor 4-like, with the protein MDTRNLAMGMVLLFHIVFGVLGNFCFLYHYLFLHFIRCKLRNTDLIMKNLIVTNFLVLSSRRVPHTMIALGWKQFPNDYGCKLFYVYRVCRDVSIGSTCLLSIFQAIIISPRNSSWAELKVKTPKYISLSIALCWLLYMLVSIIIPIYVTSNWRNNTIRKRKDFGYCSVKGTNKLMPSISAALLAFPDVLCLGLMLLVSGSMVYILYRHKQRIQCIHRTNLSTRSSPESRAIQTILVLVSTFASFYTISSILQVCLSIFDNTSWLLVNMSTLFAVSFSTVSPFVLLGQDSTVSRHSFS; encoded by the coding sequence ATGGACACAAGGAATTTGGCAATGGGGATGGTCCTCTTATTCCATATTGTATTTGGAGTCCTTggaaatttctgttttctctatcATTATCTCTTCCTTCATTTCATCAGGTGCAAGTTAAGGAACACAGACTTGATTATGAAGAACCTGATTGTAACCAATTTCTTAGTTCTATCATCCAGAAGAGTCCCACACACAATGATTGCTTTGGGATGGAAACAATTCCCCAATGATTATGGATGTAAACTTTTCTATGTTTACAGAGTGTGCAGGGATGTGTCCATTGGCAGCACCTGCCTCTTGAGTATCTTCCAGGCCATCATCATCAGCCCCAGGAACTCCAGTTGGGCAGAGCTTAAAGTGAAAACTCCTAAGTACATCAGCCTCTCCATAGCCCTGTGCTGGCTCCTCTACATGCTGGTAAGTATCATTATTCCTATATATGTGACCAGCAATTGGAGAAACAATAccatcagaaagagaaaagactttGGGTACTGTTCTGTTAAAGGTACTAACAAATTAATGCCCTCAATCTCTGCAGCATTGCTGGCCTTCCCTGATGTTTTATGTTTGGGGCTCATGCTCTTGGTCAGCGGCTCCATGGTTTACATCCTGTACAGGCACAAGCAGAGGATTCAATGCATTCACAGGACCAACCTCTCCACCAGGTCCTCCCCTGAGTCCAGAGCTATACAAACAATCCTTGTGCTGGTGAGCACCTTTGCATCCTTTTACACCATCTCCTCTATCTTACAGgtctgtctttctatttttgaTAATACCAGCTGGTTGCTGGTGAACATGAGTACACTATTTGCTGTGAGTTTCTCAACTGTCAGCCCCTTTGTTCTCCTGGGCCAAGACTCCACTGTCTCCAGACACAGCTTTTCCTGA